The Populus nigra chromosome 14, ddPopNigr1.1, whole genome shotgun sequence genome has a segment encoding these proteins:
- the LOC133673471 gene encoding protein S-acyltransferase 10-like isoform X3 codes for MSIFNFCYRIVPCLADPARRSSLGLKAALVVLHIVYAGTLFLFYSDLIEKTKEEPWYTAIYLLLFVAALIQYFVTSCSSPGYVLDAMRDLNEKNSLYRRSSMLSKQPASSKSGSFVITVEGSQSERNIPGSNVTSWTKLVLDMYPPGTSIRTLTCSYCNVEQENCQRSCEPPRAKHCHDCDKCVLQFDHHCVWLGTCIGRGNHCRFWWYIFEETALCLWTGILYITCLKANISRVWWKDAIMILLLVTLSIALIFLLLLLIFHRGIPERVYPFSKGVCRNLYDFCFARSSIYSLERLPTAMELEEKSRPYTCLDFLTGRCC; via the exons ATGTCAATTTTCAATTTCTGCTACCGTATTGTCCCCTGCCTTGCCGATCCAG CAAGGAGATCTTCATTGGGGTTGAAAGCAGCATTAGTGGTGTTGCATATTGTATATGCAGggactctctttcttttttatagtgATTTGATAGAGAAAACCAAAGAAGAGCCATG gTACACTGCAATATATCTGTTGCTGTTTGTTGCAGCATTGATTCAATACTTTGTTACATCGTGTTCTTCTCCCGG CTATGTCCTTGATGCAATGAGGGATCTGAATGAGAAAAATTCATTATATAGAAGGTCATCAATGTTGTCAAA ACAGCCTGCTTCAAGCAAAAGTGGAAGCTTTGTTATCACTGTGGAAGGAAGTCAGTCTGAAAGAAATATTCCAGGAAGTAATGTTACATCGTGGACAAAGCTAGTTCTAGACATGTATCCCCCTGGAACATCTATTAG AACTTTGACATGTTCATATTGTAACGTTGAACAG GAAAATTGTCAGAGATCATGCGAA CCTCCACGAGCAAAGCATTGCCATGATTGTGACAAATGTGTTCTTCAGTTCGACCATCATTGTGTTTGGCTTGGGACATGCATTGGCCGGGGAAATCATTGTCGATTTTG gTGGTACATTTTTGAAGAAACAGCGCTATGCCTTTGGACTGGCATCTTGTACATCACATGCTTGAAGGCTAACATCTCAAGAGTTTG GTGGAAGGATGCAATTATGATCCTGCTATTGGTTACTTTGTCAATTGCCTTGATTTTTCTCCTGCTGCTCCTCATTTTCCATAG AGGAATTCCTGAACGAGTGTATCCATTCAGTAAAGGAGTCTGCAGAAATTTATATGACTTTTGTTTTGCTCGAAGCAGCATATATAGTTTGGAAAGATTACCCACAGCAATGGAACTTGAAGAAAAGTCAAGGCCTTACACATGCTTAGATTTTTTGACGGGCCGTTGTTGCTGA
- the LOC133673471 gene encoding protein S-acyltransferase 10-like isoform X2, protein MSIFNFCYRIVPCLADPARRSSLGLKAALVVLHIVYAGTLFLFYSDLIEKTKEEPWYTAIYLLLFVAALIQYFVTSCSSPGYVLDAMRDLNEKNSLYRRSSMLSKQPASSKSGSFVITVEGSQSERNIPGSNVTSWTKLVLDMYPPGTSIRTLTCSYCNVEQPPRAKHCHDCDKCVLQFDHHCVWLGTCIGRGNHCRFWWYIFEETALCLWTGILYITCLKANISRVWWKDAIMILLLVTLSIALIFLLLLLIFHSYLILTYQTTYELVRRRRIPYLRGIPERVYPFSKGVCRNLYDFCFARSSIYSLERLPTAMELEEKSRPYTCLDFLTGRCC, encoded by the exons ATGTCAATTTTCAATTTCTGCTACCGTATTGTCCCCTGCCTTGCCGATCCAG CAAGGAGATCTTCATTGGGGTTGAAAGCAGCATTAGTGGTGTTGCATATTGTATATGCAGggactctctttcttttttatagtgATTTGATAGAGAAAACCAAAGAAGAGCCATG gTACACTGCAATATATCTGTTGCTGTTTGTTGCAGCATTGATTCAATACTTTGTTACATCGTGTTCTTCTCCCGG CTATGTCCTTGATGCAATGAGGGATCTGAATGAGAAAAATTCATTATATAGAAGGTCATCAATGTTGTCAAA ACAGCCTGCTTCAAGCAAAAGTGGAAGCTTTGTTATCACTGTGGAAGGAAGTCAGTCTGAAAGAAATATTCCAGGAAGTAATGTTACATCGTGGACAAAGCTAGTTCTAGACATGTATCCCCCTGGAACATCTATTAG AACTTTGACATGTTCATATTGTAACGTTGAACAG CCTCCACGAGCAAAGCATTGCCATGATTGTGACAAATGTGTTCTTCAGTTCGACCATCATTGTGTTTGGCTTGGGACATGCATTGGCCGGGGAAATCATTGTCGATTTTG gTGGTACATTTTTGAAGAAACAGCGCTATGCCTTTGGACTGGCATCTTGTACATCACATGCTTGAAGGCTAACATCTCAAGAGTTTG GTGGAAGGATGCAATTATGATCCTGCTATTGGTTACTTTGTCAATTGCCTTGATTTTTCTCCTGCTGCTCCTCATTTTCCATAG CTATCTTATTCTGACATATCAAACTACCTATGAACTCGTAAGACGTAGACGCATTCCATATCTAAG AGGAATTCCTGAACGAGTGTATCCATTCAGTAAAGGAGTCTGCAGAAATTTATATGACTTTTGTTTTGCTCGAAGCAGCATATATAGTTTGGAAAGATTACCCACAGCAATGGAACTTGAAGAAAAGTCAAGGCCTTACACATGCTTAGATTTTTTGACGGGCCGTTGTTGCTGA
- the LOC133673471 gene encoding protein S-acyltransferase 10-like isoform X1, with protein MSIFNFCYRIVPCLADPARRSSLGLKAALVVLHIVYAGTLFLFYSDLIEKTKEEPWYTAIYLLLFVAALIQYFVTSCSSPGYVLDAMRDLNEKNSLYRRSSMLSKQPASSKSGSFVITVEGSQSERNIPGSNVTSWTKLVLDMYPPGTSIRTLTCSYCNVEQENCQRSCEPPRAKHCHDCDKCVLQFDHHCVWLGTCIGRGNHCRFWWYIFEETALCLWTGILYITCLKANISRVWWKDAIMILLLVTLSIALIFLLLLLIFHSYLILTYQTTYELVRRRRIPYLRGIPERVYPFSKGVCRNLYDFCFARSSIYSLERLPTAMELEEKSRPYTCLDFLTGRCC; from the exons ATGTCAATTTTCAATTTCTGCTACCGTATTGTCCCCTGCCTTGCCGATCCAG CAAGGAGATCTTCATTGGGGTTGAAAGCAGCATTAGTGGTGTTGCATATTGTATATGCAGggactctctttcttttttatagtgATTTGATAGAGAAAACCAAAGAAGAGCCATG gTACACTGCAATATATCTGTTGCTGTTTGTTGCAGCATTGATTCAATACTTTGTTACATCGTGTTCTTCTCCCGG CTATGTCCTTGATGCAATGAGGGATCTGAATGAGAAAAATTCATTATATAGAAGGTCATCAATGTTGTCAAA ACAGCCTGCTTCAAGCAAAAGTGGAAGCTTTGTTATCACTGTGGAAGGAAGTCAGTCTGAAAGAAATATTCCAGGAAGTAATGTTACATCGTGGACAAAGCTAGTTCTAGACATGTATCCCCCTGGAACATCTATTAG AACTTTGACATGTTCATATTGTAACGTTGAACAG GAAAATTGTCAGAGATCATGCGAA CCTCCACGAGCAAAGCATTGCCATGATTGTGACAAATGTGTTCTTCAGTTCGACCATCATTGTGTTTGGCTTGGGACATGCATTGGCCGGGGAAATCATTGTCGATTTTG gTGGTACATTTTTGAAGAAACAGCGCTATGCCTTTGGACTGGCATCTTGTACATCACATGCTTGAAGGCTAACATCTCAAGAGTTTG GTGGAAGGATGCAATTATGATCCTGCTATTGGTTACTTTGTCAATTGCCTTGATTTTTCTCCTGCTGCTCCTCATTTTCCATAG CTATCTTATTCTGACATATCAAACTACCTATGAACTCGTAAGACGTAGACGCATTCCATATCTAAG AGGAATTCCTGAACGAGTGTATCCATTCAGTAAAGGAGTCTGCAGAAATTTATATGACTTTTGTTTTGCTCGAAGCAGCATATATAGTTTGGAAAGATTACCCACAGCAATGGAACTTGAAGAAAAGTCAAGGCCTTACACATGCTTAGATTTTTTGACGGGCCGTTGTTGCTGA